In a single window of the Desulfuromonas sp. TF genome:
- a CDS encoding acetate--CoA ligase family protein encodes MINRELIDPKSIVIVGGSNDRSKVGGALIKNLTEKNYKGKIYAVNPKETDVQGFRCFKTAAELPDVEMAIICVAAAYVKETVEELANHKNCKAFIILSAGFSEVGPEGESLQGEILEIINRNAGSLLGPNCIGALTQHYAGIFAGPVPKLDPKGCDFVCASGATAAWIVEKGMLMGLSFSSMFTVGNSAQIGVEEVIEYWDETFDPDSSSRIKLIYIESVSQPAKLLRHASSLIKKGCKIAAIKSGSSESGSRAVTSHTGALASPDSAVDALFRKAGIVRCHGKEDLVTTAAVFCHPEPAGRRVAIVTHAGGPGVMMTDTLEKGGMQVPHLEGPDTEELLSGLFPGSSVANPIDFLATGTPEHIGLIIDAMNDKFDNIDSMAVIFGSTGLTDISEALDVISEKTRTSRKPVYTVLPSVVTAKKEADYFHELGNVSFSDEVLLARALAAVAKTPKPAGEVELPEIDVKAVRTILDGCEDGYMPPEKVQALLDAAGIDRAGEAVVSSKEEAVEKAMELGLPVVMKVVGPVHKSDVGGVALDVNDVESVENEFERMMKIKDTTAILIQPMLSGTELFVGASYEEKFGHMILCGLGGVFIEILKDTAAELSPVSRNQASEMIASLQSYKIIQGTRGQEGVDEARFADTITRLSALCEIAPEIRELDLNPLLGTRERVVAVDARIRIGMGNEKIGMWPPVNCKQANSLDLYLSQP; translated from the coding sequence ATGATCAATAGGGAGCTGATCGATCCGAAATCGATCGTCATTGTTGGGGGCTCAAACGACCGGTCCAAGGTCGGCGGTGCGCTCATCAAGAACCTGACCGAGAAGAATTATAAAGGGAAGATCTACGCCGTAAACCCGAAAGAGACCGACGTCCAGGGGTTCAGATGCTTCAAGACCGCGGCCGAGCTGCCCGATGTCGAAATGGCGATCATCTGCGTCGCCGCGGCCTACGTGAAGGAGACCGTCGAAGAACTGGCAAACCACAAAAACTGTAAAGCCTTCATCATTCTTTCCGCGGGATTCTCCGAGGTCGGTCCCGAAGGGGAGAGCCTCCAGGGCGAGATCCTCGAAATCATCAACAGAAACGCCGGCTCCCTTCTCGGCCCGAACTGTATCGGCGCCCTGACCCAGCACTATGCCGGCATATTTGCCGGCCCTGTCCCCAAACTCGACCCCAAGGGGTGCGACTTCGTCTGTGCCTCCGGCGCCACCGCCGCATGGATCGTCGAAAAGGGGATGCTGATGGGTCTTTCCTTCTCGAGCATGTTCACCGTGGGCAACTCCGCCCAGATCGGGGTCGAGGAGGTCATCGAGTACTGGGATGAAACCTTCGATCCGGATAGCAGCTCAAGGATAAAGCTCATCTATATCGAGAGCGTCAGCCAGCCCGCGAAACTTCTCAGGCACGCCTCCTCCCTCATCAAGAAGGGGTGCAAGATCGCCGCAATCAAATCGGGCAGCTCCGAATCGGGGAGCCGCGCGGTGACCTCTCACACCGGCGCCCTTGCAAGCCCCGACAGCGCGGTGGATGCCCTTTTCAGAAAAGCCGGAATCGTGCGGTGCCACGGGAAGGAAGACCTCGTGACCACCGCAGCGGTCTTCTGCCATCCGGAACCTGCGGGCAGGAGAGTGGCGATCGTCACCCATGCAGGAGGTCCCGGGGTGATGATGACGGATACCCTCGAGAAAGGCGGGATGCAGGTGCCCCATCTGGAAGGGCCGGATACGGAGGAGCTTCTTTCCGGTTTATTCCCCGGATCGAGCGTTGCAAACCCCATCGACTTCCTTGCAACGGGAACCCCGGAGCATATCGGCCTCATCATCGACGCCATGAACGACAAGTTCGACAACATCGACAGCATGGCCGTCATCTTCGGATCTACCGGGCTTACCGACATCTCCGAAGCCCTGGATGTGATTTCCGAAAAGACCAGGACTTCCCGGAAGCCTGTCTATACGGTTCTTCCCTCCGTCGTCACCGCGAAGAAGGAGGCGGATTACTTCCATGAGCTGGGGAACGTTTCCTTCTCCGACGAAGTGCTTCTCGCCAGAGCCCTGGCGGCCGTTGCAAAAACTCCGAAACCTGCAGGCGAAGTAGAACTTCCCGAGATCGATGTGAAAGCCGTAAGAACCATCCTCGACGGATGCGAGGATGGGTACATGCCCCCGGAGAAAGTGCAGGCTCTTCTCGACGCCGCCGGGATAGACAGAGCCGGTGAAGCCGTGGTTTCGAGCAAAGAAGAAGCCGTGGAGAAAGCGATGGAGCTCGGTCTGCCGGTCGTCATGAAGGTCGTCGGCCCGGTTCACAAATCCGACGTCGGGGGGGTTGCTCTCGATGTAAATGATGTCGAGTCGGTGGAGAACGAATTCGAAAGAATGATGAAAATAAAGGATACCACGGCCATTCTCATCCAGCCGATGCTTTCCGGCACGGAACTTTTCGTCGGCGCCAGTTACGAAGAAAAATTCGGCCACATGATCCTCTGCGGCCTTGGCGGTGTCTTCATCGAAATCCTGAAGGATACGGCCGCGGAGCTCTCCCCCGTGAGCAGAAACCAGGCTTCCGAGATGATAGCATCCCTTCAATCCTACAAGATCATTCAGGGGACGAGAGGCCAGGAGGGGGTCGACGAGGCGAGGTTCGCCGACACCATCACCCGCCTCTCCGCCCTCTGCGAGATCGCCCCCGAGATCCGGGAGCTCGACCTCAATCCCCTCCTCGGGACGAGGGAACGGGTGGTGGCGGTCGATGCGCGCATCCGGATCGGGATGGGAAATGAGAAAATCGGAATGTGGCCGCCAGTCAATTGCAAGCAAGCCAACAGCCTCGATTTATACCTCTCTCAACCTTGA
- a CDS encoding 2-oxoacid:acceptor oxidoreductase family protein, with product MSQFAKMVDAPAGSKFILQGNLAFALGVMHAGYHSADGYPGTPSTEIIDKALAKVQDRISVGWSVNEAVAVAVGFGRAIAGDDTLITMKTPGALQAGDTITTSAFYNAPSGAIVLLVASDYVPSSTQHVIDLKYLFASSRIPVLEPRNHQDMYEMPRIAADISRKFNTPVVILANGVLCHSEALVKTGESRKVERREVPQDLKSWMGMPYLARMNYNKATTERIPQLVEWLESSDLVCETEGTENWSIIAGGESNIIVREALNTLGVSPSILSLAALYPIPEERIKAFASRSKGRILVFEDGDKFLEEKIRLLGIDVVTKGKYSTITEWTPEAVIDHITRHVESVKFSRPESRKLDIQPIMRPPSICPGCPYRAFGLTVDKLRKKGKIFSSFGDIGCSTLLYFLNAIDTCLCMGASDSMRQGFVLSRPEYAAKTISLIGDSCECHSGLDATRNAVFRNTPGVKIVLDNRVTAMTGGQPAPSSPSNLAGVPNRFDLKKALEAEQARVVAVDSYDVAAVEKALVEALELAETGVFSTLVLEGACINEVAGKEKVRGVEVNGALCKSCGICNMCPGIELDEEKNPHFTNLCTNCAEGEQVCMQLCPFDAIESMSEPGIMQAADTRPALQEIKAYGRVEMDSGNLPESLRLAIRGIGGQGNLFFGKILADMMLDTPYAEKHIVKGDTHGMAQLGGPVISTFSCGNVHSPVLAPGSADVLVVMEMSEVLRPGFLELLKPDGTILFNRFRALPPKTRPEDYPQLEDIEKALEGYKVITIDANRVAYDLNDRTGKTANVVVLGLLSTIEPFNRIPKEVWLKSLMKHSPNDFVKSANHTAFMGGVNHDQ from the coding sequence ATGTCCCAATTCGCAAAAATGGTAGATGCTCCCGCCGGGAGCAAATTCATATTGCAGGGGAATCTGGCTTTCGCTCTGGGCGTCATGCACGCCGGATACCACAGCGCGGACGGCTATCCGGGTACGCCCAGCACGGAGATCATAGACAAGGCTCTTGCGAAAGTGCAGGACCGGATCAGTGTTGGGTGGTCGGTCAACGAGGCGGTCGCGGTAGCCGTCGGATTCGGCCGAGCCATCGCCGGCGACGACACCCTGATCACCATGAAGACCCCCGGCGCCCTTCAGGCCGGAGACACGATCACCACCTCGGCCTTCTACAACGCTCCTTCCGGCGCGATCGTGCTTCTGGTCGCATCGGACTACGTCCCTTCCAGCACTCAGCATGTCATCGATCTGAAATATCTGTTCGCCTCGTCCAGAATTCCGGTGCTCGAACCGAGAAACCATCAGGACATGTACGAGATGCCGAGGATTGCGGCCGACATCAGCAGAAAATTCAACACCCCCGTCGTCATCCTGGCCAATGGGGTTCTGTGCCATTCGGAGGCCCTCGTCAAAACGGGTGAAAGCCGCAAGGTTGAAAGGCGGGAGGTCCCCCAGGACCTGAAGAGCTGGATGGGGATGCCCTATCTTGCGCGGATGAACTACAACAAGGCGACGACCGAGAGAATCCCCCAGTTGGTCGAATGGCTGGAGTCGTCCGACCTCGTCTGCGAGACCGAAGGGACGGAGAACTGGTCGATCATCGCCGGCGGAGAAAGCAACATCATCGTCCGGGAAGCCCTCAACACTCTGGGAGTCAGTCCTTCGATCCTCTCCCTGGCCGCCCTGTATCCTATTCCGGAAGAGAGAATAAAGGCTTTCGCCTCCAGGTCGAAAGGCAGGATCCTGGTTTTCGAGGACGGGGACAAGTTCCTGGAGGAAAAGATCAGGCTCCTGGGGATCGACGTGGTGACCAAGGGCAAGTACAGCACTATAACCGAGTGGACTCCCGAGGCCGTGATCGATCACATCACCCGGCATGTGGAGAGCGTGAAATTCAGCCGGCCGGAAAGCAGAAAACTCGACATACAACCGATCATGAGGCCTCCGTCGATCTGTCCGGGATGTCCGTACAGGGCCTTCGGACTCACGGTCGACAAGTTGAGGAAAAAGGGGAAGATTTTTTCCAGCTTCGGGGACATCGGCTGTTCCACCCTCCTCTACTTCCTCAACGCCATCGACACCTGCCTGTGCATGGGCGCATCCGACTCCATGAGACAGGGCTTCGTCCTTTCACGGCCCGAATACGCCGCGAAGACGATCTCCCTGATCGGCGACTCCTGCGAGTGCCACTCGGGTCTCGACGCGACAAGGAATGCGGTCTTCAGGAACACTCCCGGCGTGAAGATCGTCCTGGACAACCGGGTCACCGCCATGACCGGCGGCCAGCCCGCCCCGAGTTCTCCCTCGAACCTCGCCGGCGTACCCAACCGATTCGACCTCAAAAAGGCCCTGGAAGCCGAGCAGGCAAGGGTCGTCGCGGTCGACTCCTATGACGTCGCCGCCGTCGAAAAGGCGCTTGTCGAAGCTCTCGAACTGGCGGAAACCGGGGTGTTCTCCACCCTGGTTCTTGAAGGCGCCTGCATCAACGAAGTAGCGGGGAAGGAGAAGGTCAGAGGGGTGGAGGTGAACGGGGCTCTCTGCAAGAGTTGCGGCATTTGCAACATGTGCCCGGGGATCGAACTTGACGAGGAAAAAAATCCTCACTTCACGAACCTTTGTACCAATTGCGCCGAGGGCGAGCAGGTCTGCATGCAGCTGTGCCCCTTCGACGCCATCGAGTCGATGAGCGAGCCTGGGATCATGCAGGCCGCGGACACCCGTCCCGCTCTTCAGGAGATAAAAGCCTACGGAAGAGTGGAGATGGACAGCGGGAACCTGCCCGAATCCCTCAGACTCGCCATTCGGGGCATCGGCGGACAAGGAAACCTGTTCTTCGGAAAGATTCTGGCGGACATGATGCTCGATACGCCCTACGCCGAGAAACACATCGTCAAAGGAGACACTCACGGCATGGCGCAGCTTGGCGGCCCGGTCATCTCGACCTTCAGCTGCGGCAACGTTCACTCTCCCGTCCTTGCGCCCGGTTCCGCCGACGTTCTGGTGGTCATGGAGATGAGCGAGGTCCTGAGGCCCGGATTCCTGGAGCTGCTGAAGCCGGACGGGACCATCCTGTTCAACCGCTTCAGGGCGCTTCCCCCGAAAACCAGACCGGAGGATTACCCGCAGCTGGAGGATATCGAGAAGGCGCTGGAAGGGTACAAGGTAATCACCATCGATGCGAATCGGGTGGCCTACGATCTGAATGACAGGACGGGGAAGACAGCCAACGTCGTCGTTCTCGGCCTCCTTTCGACCATAGAACCCTTCAACCGGATACCGAAGGAGGTCTGGCTCAAATCCCTGATGAAGCATTCTCCGAACGACTTTGTGAAGTCGGCAAATCACACCGCTTTCATGGGAGGGGTCAACCATGATCAATAG